Proteins encoded by one window of Haliotis asinina isolate JCU_RB_2024 chromosome 6, JCU_Hal_asi_v2, whole genome shotgun sequence:
- the LOC137287780 gene encoding cysteinyl leukotriene receptor 1-like, producing the protein NASFTGNVINFNFQNASNRRLYIPRRMYQPDPMIIGIYKFSFYSYPLILSVGSLGNILAYLVFTRTRLKKVSSIQYLAAMTVTDTGFLWTFFLTPLYGYYQVPIIVQNGLCQFMTFLNYVFTFLSIWYLVAMVVEKFIGVYWPLKKSSMCTPFRAKLVMSFMSVIAVACYSYVVYFFGPDEFQNMLRCMPWKELRIHFHNLSKIDTFVVAILPYVVIIVLTILIVIRGCEYYRISTSVELWTRSSGSRVSPSQSSVRVTNILFPIIILTVLGNFPVMILRTAMTLNGARNPSLAKWNQLFYVLYILNFAIKCFVYLIFSGSFRRRTRELFKSGLNKMKDACNRKHSIYDADPQRINLDSMSRGVIIRSRLMQSDI; encoded by the coding sequence AATGCCAGTTTCACAGGAAATGTGATCAACTTCAATTTCCAAAATGCTTCAAACAGGCGACTGTACATCCCAAGAAGGATGTACCAACCTGACCCAATGATTATTGGAATTTACAAATTCAGTTTCTATTCCTATCCTCTCATATTGTCAGTTGGATCTCTTGGGAACATCTTAGCTTACCTGGTATTTACCCGCACCCGCCTGAAGAAAGTTTCGTCTATCCAGTACCTGGCTGCGATGACTGTCACGGACACCGGGTTTCTGTGGACGTTCTTCCTCACACCTCTATATGGATATTACCAAGTGCCTATCATCGTCCAAAACGGACTGTGTCAATTCATGACCTTCTTGAATTATGTATTCACATTCCTATCGATATGGTACCTAGTTGCCATGGTTGTTGAAAAGTTCATTGGCGTGTACTGGCCTTTGAAAAAGTCATCCATGTGTACTCCTTTTCGAGCTAAGCTCGTCATGTCCTTTATGTCTGTCATCGCTGTGGCGTGTTATTCATACGTTGTGTATTTTTTTGGACCAGATGAATTTCAAAATATGCTACGCTGCATGCCTTGGAAGGAATTACGCATTCATTTCCACAATTTGAGCAAAATTGATACTTTTGTTGTCGCAATACTGCCTTATGTTGTCATCATTGTACTAACTATACTCATTGTGATAAGAGGCTGCGAATACTACAGGATATCCACGTCGGTCGAACTTTGGACAAGATCTAGCGGAAGCAGAGTATCGCCTTCACAGTCATCTGTCCGTGTTACTAACATTCTATTTCCTATCATCATTTTGACAGTGCTCGGCAATTTCCCTGTAATGATACTGCGAACGGCAATGACTTTGAACGGTGCGAGGAATCCTTCATTAGCTAAATGGAATCAGCTGTTTTATGTATTATATATCCTAAATTTTGCAAtcaaatgttttgtgtatttgattttCTCGGGCAGTTTCCGTCGGAGAACTAGAGAATTGTTTAAATCTGGCTTGAACAAAATGAAGGATGCGTGTAACAGAAAGCATTCAATATACGATGCAGATCCTCAGAGAATCAATCTTGATTCTATGTCAAGAGGTGTCATTATACGGTCCCGGTTAATGCAGTCCGATATTTAA